One genomic window of Luteitalea pratensis includes the following:
- a CDS encoding AAA family ATPase, whose product MERTPKLFFLCGKMAAGKSTLARMLAEQGDAILLASDEWLGRLYPVEIVDIPAFMKYSTRLNETLTPHICTLLGRGLSVVLDFPGNTRRQRAWFRQLLDASGVDHELHVIDASDAVCKRQLHARSAGFPEGTRWTTDAEFDAITAYFDPPSPDEGFTIIRHEAGAGGQE is encoded by the coding sequence ATGGAGCGGACCCCGAAACTGTTCTTCCTGTGCGGCAAGATGGCCGCAGGCAAGTCGACGCTGGCCAGGATGCTGGCAGAGCAGGGGGACGCGATTCTGCTCGCTTCGGACGAGTGGCTCGGGCGGCTCTACCCGGTGGAGATCGTCGACATCCCGGCTTTCATGAAGTACTCGACTCGGCTCAATGAGACGCTGACGCCACACATCTGCACGTTGCTCGGCCGCGGGCTGTCGGTCGTGCTCGACTTTCCCGGCAACACACGCCGGCAGCGCGCGTGGTTCCGGCAGCTGCTCGACGCGTCTGGTGTCGACCATGAGCTCCACGTCATCGACGCGTCCGACGCGGTGTGCAAGCGGCAACTGCACGCTCGCAGCGCCGGATTCCCGGAGGGAACCAGGTGGACGACGGACGCGGAGTTCGACGCCATCACGGCGTACTTCGACCCGCCATCGCCTGATGAGGGTTT